CATCGTTCCCCAAAAGAATAGAGGACTGCATCGGTGGAGGCGATCGCTCTGGCAATATATAATTCTAGTAATTCATTCAAATCGTTGTCAGGCCCAGGCACATTATAAGGCAAAGGCCTCATCTGTTTAGGGTCAAACAAATTTCCCCGGATATAATCTAAAGCAATTCCCCCCGGCTGGCGTGGTAACTCATAAAAGCCAAAATCTAACTCTAGCAATTCTTTAGTCATGGGATGGGAGAAATTTTCATCCACAAGATACAGCAATTCTGAAGGGCTTTGCTGCGACTTAACATTGATAGCAATTCGGTGCTTTTGCTTGTTGTCGGTTACAAGTACTTGGTAATGAGGACTAGAGCCTTCACCCAACTTACGATTTAGCGCACGGCTTTTCAATACACCGTAATTCTTTAAGGGCATTTTCTCTCCTAGTTTTCTGAGTATGAAACGCGACAACAGGTTAATTGCTGGTTAAGTTAGATAATTACTATATATAGCTATATAGCTTGAATTTGCTAGTATCCTGTAGGATGATATTTGAAATTCGTCAATTAGTAATACATAGCCCTAGCCAA
Above is a genomic segment from Nostoc sp. MS1 containing:
- a CDS encoding DUF2278 family protein, with the protein product MPLKNYGVLKSRALNRKLGEGSSPHYQVLVTDNKQKHRIAINVKSQQSPSELLYLVDENFSHPMTKELLELDFGFYELPRQPGGIALDYIRGNLFDPKQMRPLPYNVPGPDNDLNELLELYIARAIASTDAVLYSFGERWGPEIDVKDKYFGFLPGNGIHDIHMNQGNAAQFQRDNGIWQDGGLLIYYPTRNQWVGIFLAFQSQAFHTDDVTGNRIDDTDIITSVVTTGAVQIVAALVNPPGEYVNKETVSSIP